One window of the Benincasa hispida cultivar B227 chromosome 3, ASM972705v1, whole genome shotgun sequence genome contains the following:
- the LOC120073358 gene encoding uncharacterized protein LOC120073358, translating to MAVSLSRFSLWFWNGKEKETVANGSPPNSSSEFGNGLREPESLKFKRVDLPSSSKKVNKQKWQSKKETTIEWEYDFVMVPSSGDDDMQMADSGDEADWSIGWLEPHGPGFQSDDSFAVLVPSYSNRCKEVVEGSNVELLAAIKKLQNEFSPESKKYMELWLSLLQNSIA from the exons ATGGCCGTGTCTTTAAGCCGTTTTTCACTGTGGTTTTGGAATGGGAAGGAGAAGGAGACTGTTGCAAACGGGTCACCCCCAAATTCTTCATCTGAGTTTGGTAATGGTCTGAGAGAACCGGAGAGTCTTAAGTTCAAGAGGGTGGATTtgccttcatcatcaaagaaagTTAATAAGCAGAAATGGCAAAGTAAGAAAGAAACAACGATTGAGTGGGAATACGATTTTGTGATGGTACCATCTAGTGGTGATGATGACATGCAAATGGCTGATTCTGGTGATGAGGCTGATTGGTCTATTGGTTGGTTGGAGCCTCACGGTCCTGGATTTCAGAGTGATGACAGTTTTGCTGTTCTGGTCCCTTCCTATAGCAATCGTTGCAAGGAGGTGGTGGAAGGTTCAAACGTGGAGCTTTTGGCTGCcataaaaaaacttcaaaatgaATTCTCTCCTG AGAGCAAGAAGTATATGGAACTGTGGCTTTCATTGCTGCAAAATTCGATAGCCTGA